A genome region from Pseudodesulfovibrio alkaliphilus includes the following:
- a CDS encoding FAD-binding protein, with protein MPATSATPVGQSAAILTTDILVLGAGLAGLRSAWAAAESAPNLSVTVVRPGNGPDGSSFANRNNALGIQLPDTDARRTAFFSEAMALAAPGLIDPALVTILAEEGEARVRELMALGLCLRQAATGGPARFPGCGSHDPRALVFDNLGDAFNRFFAKTRCCGVNFINGIEIMGILDDGGTARGAWGLESATNRPVALGARAVVMTLGGPAPLFARHQAGPGNSGLALGILAETGVRTANEPYIQFMWGREDASFLNPAQVLAPGNRIRPPDPDASRTDTPPLDPLRLDASAPSRTLDGLRSARALHCPAFHHRPQAVLDRLLLLGLHQDGFARVITPAETIKAGMYAHAGNGGAVVDEHGATTLPGLFAAGECATGMHGANRLGGAMVLATQVFGRRAGLAAACHAADAETMDMGRLYNLGQEEFRHIRNSGDECRALRSIADGLARHALFGGTPGDSDGLAAFRTRLAELARSSETRIRIAARTALLVSRPTDDPFQPVF; from the coding sequence ATGCCAGCCACCTCCGCAACACCCGTCGGCCAGTCCGCCGCCATCCTGACCACTGACATTCTCGTCCTTGGGGCAGGGCTGGCCGGACTGCGTAGCGCCTGGGCCGCCGCCGAGTCAGCCCCCAACCTTTCGGTGACGGTCGTGCGTCCCGGCAACGGGCCGGACGGCTCCTCCTTCGCCAACCGCAACAACGCGCTGGGAATCCAACTGCCGGATACGGATGCGCGGCGGACCGCTTTTTTCTCCGAGGCAATGGCCTTGGCCGCCCCTGGCCTGATCGACCCGGCCCTGGTCACGATCCTGGCCGAAGAGGGCGAGGCCCGAGTGCGCGAACTCATGGCGCTTGGGCTGTGCCTTCGACAGGCCGCCACGGGTGGACCTGCCCGGTTCCCAGGCTGCGGGAGCCACGATCCTCGGGCTCTCGTCTTTGACAACCTCGGCGACGCATTTAATCGATTCTTCGCAAAAACAAGGTGTTGCGGCGTCAACTTTATAAACGGCATCGAGATAATGGGCATTCTGGACGACGGCGGCACGGCTCGGGGAGCGTGGGGTCTCGAATCGGCCACGAACAGGCCGGTGGCATTGGGTGCCAGAGCCGTGGTCATGACCCTGGGCGGCCCGGCACCGCTCTTTGCCCGCCATCAGGCAGGGCCAGGCAACTCCGGTCTGGCGCTTGGCATACTCGCCGAAACCGGAGTCCGAACAGCCAACGAACCATACATTCAGTTCATGTGGGGACGCGAAGACGCCTCTTTCCTCAACCCGGCCCAAGTGCTCGCCCCAGGCAACAGGATTCGGCCGCCTGATCCCGATGCGTCACGAACGGACACCCCCCCGCTTGATCCGCTCCGGCTCGACGCATCCGCCCCCTCCCGCACGCTTGACGGATTACGCTCTGCACGGGCTCTCCATTGCCCCGCTTTCCACCACCGCCCCCAGGCCGTGCTGGACAGACTGCTCCTGCTGGGATTGCACCAGGACGGATTTGCCAGGGTGATTACGCCCGCAGAGACGATCAAGGCCGGGATGTATGCCCATGCGGGCAATGGCGGAGCCGTGGTGGACGAACACGGGGCAACGACCCTGCCCGGCCTCTTTGCTGCAGGAGAATGCGCCACGGGTATGCACGGAGCTAACCGACTGGGCGGCGCCATGGTCCTGGCCACCCAGGTTTTCGGACGCCGTGCGGGGCTGGCTGCGGCTTGCCACGCCGCAGACGCGGAAACAATGGACATGGGGCGTCTTTATAACCTCGGCCAGGAAGAGTTCCGCCATATCAGGAACTCCGGGGACGAATGCCGGGCCTTGCGGAGCATCGCCGACGGCCTTGCCCGACACGCCCTGTTCGGCGGCACACCAGGGGACAGCGACGGACTCGCGGCTTTTCGCACCCGGCTGGCCGAGCTGGCCCGATCTTCGGAAACAAGAATCAGGATTGCGGCCCGGACGGCGCTGCTCGTGTCCAGGCCCACGGATGATCCCTTCCAGCCGGTATTCTGA
- a CDS encoding tetratricopeptide repeat protein — MSTELVNARKKLNMVNTMLKKGKYMNAVQCIHDGLIMLLKTPTIKSERDEFEDLIKKVTYNLNNDPDLRKLYPLVISYEPGKERALLDAMRELLQELQKVLNEEVQEDMQAIMARKREALEKGQSLLDQQQWDEAGKVFDALVREFGGDTDLKADIADRYLNADRYKEAFHMLDDALRDDPNAIHLYNRIGMVLRKMKDYDTAEKYYVKALSLSHGDEYLHYNIGRLYYDWRKWAKMARAAEAAVSLNPDFAEAVKMLKFARKKMAE; from the coding sequence ATGTCAACCGAACTGGTCAATGCACGAAAAAAACTGAACATGGTCAACACCATGCTCAAAAAGGGAAAGTACATGAACGCCGTGCAGTGTATTCACGACGGCCTCATCATGCTGCTCAAGACCCCGACCATCAAATCCGAGCGCGACGAGTTCGAGGACCTCATCAAAAAAGTCACCTACAACCTGAACAACGACCCGGACCTGCGCAAACTCTACCCGCTGGTCATCAGCTACGAACCGGGCAAGGAACGCGCCCTGCTCGACGCCATGCGCGAGCTGCTGCAGGAGTTGCAGAAGGTGCTCAACGAGGAAGTCCAGGAAGACATGCAGGCCATCATGGCCAGAAAACGCGAAGCCCTTGAAAAGGGTCAGTCCCTGCTCGACCAGCAGCAGTGGGACGAAGCTGGCAAGGTCTTTGATGCGCTGGTCAGGGAATTCGGCGGAGACACGGACCTCAAGGCGGACATTGCAGACCGCTACCTCAATGCGGACCGCTACAAGGAAGCCTTTCACATGCTGGACGACGCCCTGCGCGACGATCCCAACGCCATCCACCTCTACAACCGCATCGGCATGGTCCTGCGCAAAATGAAGGACTACGACACCGCCGAAAAATACTATGTCAAGGCCCTCAGCCTGAGCCACGGCGACGAATACCTGCACTACAACATCGGCCGCCTCTACTACGACTGGCGCAAGTGGGCCAAGATGGCCCGGGCCGCCGAGGCAGCCGTCAGCCTCAATCCGGATTTCGCCGAAGCGGTCAAGATGCTCAAATTCGCCAGAAAAAAAATGGCCGAATAA
- the carA gene encoding glutamine-hydrolyzing carbamoyl-phosphate synthase small subunit, translating into MKAILALEDGTIFRGSSFTGEGEASGEVIFNTGMTGYQEILTDPSYTGQMVVMTYPLIGNYGVNPEDVESANVQAAAFIVKECCKTPSNWRATMSLPDYLAKAGVMGIEGIDTRALTRHLRIHGAQRGFMATGNMSPDELVDRARSIESMEGLNLADRVSCSKPYTWNGSRPVYIDDLGVFVWKGVGPKLVVYDFGIKWNILRLLADQGFDMLVVPSSFSAAQVRELGPDAVFLSNGPGDPAAVHTAVEATRELAADLPLAGICLGHQILGLAMGGTTYKLKFGHHGCNHPVIDLHTEKIEISSQNHGFCVDIKGLNFLEPTHMNLNDRTLEGFRHREKPLLAIQHHPEAGPGPHDSSYFFVRFRDMVRDSTGK; encoded by the coding sequence ATGAAAGCTATTTTGGCCCTTGAAGACGGCACCATTTTCAGGGGATCAAGTTTTACCGGCGAAGGCGAGGCCAGCGGCGAGGTCATCTTCAATACCGGCATGACCGGCTACCAGGAGATCCTGACCGACCCCTCCTACACCGGCCAGATGGTGGTCATGACCTACCCCCTGATCGGCAACTACGGCGTCAACCCGGAGGACGTGGAATCCGCCAATGTCCAGGCTGCGGCCTTCATCGTCAAGGAATGCTGCAAGACCCCGAGCAACTGGCGGGCGACCATGTCCCTGCCCGACTACCTGGCCAAGGCCGGAGTCATGGGCATAGAGGGCATCGACACCCGCGCCCTGACCCGCCATCTGCGCATCCACGGCGCACAGCGGGGATTCATGGCCACCGGCAACATGTCGCCCGACGAGCTTGTGGACCGGGCCAGATCCATCGAGAGCATGGAGGGGCTGAATCTGGCCGACCGCGTCTCCTGCTCCAAACCCTACACCTGGAACGGTTCCCGCCCGGTCTACATCGACGACCTGGGCGTCTTCGTCTGGAAGGGCGTTGGCCCAAAACTGGTGGTCTACGACTTCGGCATCAAGTGGAACATCCTGCGGCTTCTGGCCGACCAGGGATTCGACATGCTCGTGGTCCCCTCCAGCTTCAGCGCGGCCCAGGTGCGCGAGCTCGGACCCGACGCGGTATTCCTGTCCAACGGCCCGGGCGACCCGGCCGCAGTGCACACCGCTGTCGAGGCCACCCGCGAGCTCGCTGCCGACCTGCCCCTGGCGGGCATCTGCCTGGGTCATCAGATTCTCGGGCTGGCCATGGGCGGAACCACCTACAAACTCAAGTTCGGCCACCACGGCTGCAATCATCCGGTGATCGACCTGCACACTGAAAAAATCGAAATTTCCTCACAGAACCATGGCTTCTGCGTGGACATCAAGGGCTTGAACTTTCTTGAACCCACGCATATGAATTTGAATGACAGAACCCTCGAGGGGTTCCGCCACAGAGAAAAGCCGCTGCTGGCCATTCAGCACCACCCTGAGGCTGGCCCCGGTCCACACGACAGCAGCTATTTCTTCGTGCGTTTTCGTGATATGGTCAGGGACAGCACCGGCAAATAA
- the hypD gene encoding hydrogenase formation protein HypD, producing the protein MSFELLNKFRDPELCGKVLETLRTELSGGLRFMEVCGTHTVAIFQSGLRSLLPEEIVHLSGPGCPVCVTHESEVNAFLDLAGRDGVIMATFGDLMRVPGHQGRNLKKAQADGARVKVVYSPFDTLKLARENPGDLVVFIGVGFETTAPTIAATMKMAREQGIGNLRVLCFHKTVPAALEALLADERAGIEGFILPGHVSAIIGLEPYRFIADKYGKSAVIAGFEPLDILQALLSMVRWRNAGEARVVNSYTRIVSDAGNAKAREIMYEVFQPTDALWRGIGCIPGSGLEIRPDWESFDAGKEFGIVIEEGPALPGCKCGDILKGIKRPDECPLFKKACTPANPVGPCMVSTEGSCAAYYKYKLD; encoded by the coding sequence TTGAGTTTTGAATTGTTGAACAAATTTCGTGACCCTGAGTTGTGCGGCAAGGTGCTGGAAACCCTGCGGACCGAGCTTTCCGGCGGCCTCAGGTTCATGGAGGTGTGCGGTACCCACACCGTGGCCATATTTCAGAGCGGGCTGCGCTCCCTGCTTCCCGAGGAGATCGTCCATCTGAGCGGACCGGGGTGCCCGGTCTGCGTCACTCACGAGTCCGAGGTCAACGCCTTTCTCGATCTTGCGGGCCGGGACGGGGTGATCATGGCCACCTTCGGCGACCTGATGCGTGTGCCCGGCCACCAGGGGCGCAACCTGAAAAAGGCCCAGGCCGATGGAGCACGGGTCAAGGTCGTCTATTCGCCCTTTGACACCTTAAAGCTGGCACGGGAAAATCCGGGAGACCTGGTGGTCTTCATCGGCGTGGGTTTTGAAACCACGGCTCCGACCATTGCCGCCACAATGAAGATGGCCAGGGAACAGGGCATCGGCAACCTGCGCGTGCTCTGTTTTCACAAGACCGTGCCTGCCGCCCTGGAAGCGCTGCTGGCCGACGAGCGGGCCGGTATCGAGGGTTTCATCCTGCCCGGCCATGTTTCGGCCATCATCGGTCTGGAACCGTACAGGTTCATCGCCGATAAATATGGAAAATCCGCCGTGATCGCCGGATTCGAGCCTCTGGACATCCTCCAGGCCCTGCTGTCCATGGTCCGTTGGCGCAACGCGGGCGAGGCCCGTGTGGTCAACAGCTACACCCGCATTGTCAGCGATGCGGGCAACGCCAAGGCGCGGGAGATCATGTACGAGGTCTTTCAACCGACCGACGCCTTGTGGCGCGGCATTGGGTGCATTCCCGGCAGCGGACTGGAAATCCGGCCCGATTGGGAATCCTTTGACGCGGGGAAAGAGTTCGGCATCGTCATTGAAGAGGGGCCGGCCTTGCCCGGCTGCAAGTGCGGCGACATTCTCAAGGGCATCAAGCGGCCCGATGAATGTCCTCTGTTCAAAAAGGCGTGCACCCCGGCCAATCCGGTCGGCCCGTGCATGGTCTCCACCGAAGGCAGCTGTGCCGCCTATTATAAATACAAGCTGGATTAG
- a CDS encoding 3-deoxy-D-manno-octulosonic acid transferase has translation MGKGIDAALTAYNALWKCATPLLKLNHRLRDGWDQRTLTGGLPARADLWVQSASGGEAYLTWEILKDMTPPGDAPLRILATATTRQGYETLCRAAEDINGRRHGLAVQPWFFPLDAPAVMRRVAAHVRPRCVLILETELWPGFLDACRRQGTRVLLANGRMTARSLGGYLAWPELFRTLAPDRIMAVSEADGRRFATLFGRERVEVMPNIKFDRMTAPTPWGQHDNPLARIIPGGSPFVVLGSVRKQEQAEVAGLASGLLHARPSAIIGLFPRHLHHIPLWRKALERAGVACAERSSLNGPAAPGTVVLWDTFGELLPAYGLARTAFVGGSLVPLGGQNFLEPITRGVVPVTGPHWSNFAWVGREIFDSGLAVCAADGAEALNALLRLLDDPPSRDHVSARGTAYIKDRRGGARAVRKQVADFLNSD, from the coding sequence ATGGGAAAGGGCATCGACGCGGCCCTGACCGCGTACAACGCGCTCTGGAAGTGCGCAACACCGCTGCTTAAGCTCAACCACCGCCTGCGCGACGGATGGGACCAGCGCACCCTGACCGGCGGCCTGCCCGCCCGTGCCGATCTCTGGGTCCAGTCGGCCAGCGGCGGCGAGGCGTATCTGACCTGGGAAATACTCAAGGACATGACCCCGCCCGGAGATGCCCCCCTGCGCATTCTCGCCACCGCGACCACCCGGCAGGGATACGAAACACTGTGCCGCGCCGCCGAGGACATCAACGGCCGCAGGCATGGGCTGGCCGTGCAACCCTGGTTCTTTCCCCTGGATGCGCCAGCGGTCATGCGCCGGGTCGCGGCCCATGTCCGGCCTCGTTGCGTCCTGATCCTCGAAACCGAGCTGTGGCCCGGATTTCTCGATGCCTGCCGCAGGCAGGGAACGCGGGTACTGCTGGCCAACGGACGCATGACAGCGCGCAGCCTGGGCGGCTATCTGGCCTGGCCCGAACTTTTCCGCACCCTGGCCCCGGACCGGATCATGGCCGTGTCCGAGGCCGACGGCCGACGCTTCGCCACCCTCTTCGGCCGCGAGCGCGTCGAGGTCATGCCCAACATCAAATTCGACCGCATGACAGCGCCCACTCCCTGGGGACAGCACGACAATCCCCTGGCGCGGATCATCCCCGGCGGGTCGCCTTTCGTGGTCCTGGGCTCGGTGCGCAAACAGGAACAGGCCGAGGTGGCAGGTCTGGCCTCAGGACTGTTGCATGCCCGCCCTTCGGCCATCATCGGGCTCTTCCCGCGCCATCTGCACCACATCCCTCTGTGGCGCAAGGCCCTCGAACGCGCCGGGGTGGCCTGTGCCGAACGCTCGAGCCTGAATGGACCCGCCGCGCCCGGCACGGTGGTGCTTTGGGACACCTTCGGCGAACTGCTCCCGGCCTATGGACTGGCCCGGACAGCCTTTGTGGGCGGCTCCCTGGTACCGCTTGGCGGACAGAACTTCCTTGAGCCCATCACCCGGGGCGTGGTGCCTGTCACCGGCCCGCACTGGAGCAACTTCGCCTGGGTAGGCCGTGAAATCTTCGACTCCGGGCTGGCCGTGTGCGCCGCCGATGGGGCCGAGGCACTCAACGCCCTGCTGCGACTGCTTGACGACCCCCCTTCGCGTGACCATGTTTCGGCAAGGGGCACGGCTTACATCAAGGACCGCAGGGGCGGTGCCCGGGCCGTGCGCAAACAGGTTGCCGATTTTCTCAATTCGGATTAA
- a CDS encoding D-glycero-alpha-D-manno-heptose-1,7-bisphosphate 7-phosphatase: MIVGVEAILLDRDGTIIFDRHYLNDPAGVELLPGAVQGLRRMSALGLRLAVLTNQSGVGRGYYDEASVHACNLRMAELLSACGVELDGVFYCPHAPEAGCLCRKPAPGLVEQAVAVLGFDPRRAVVIGDKEADMLLGRAVGATTILVRTGKGTEHEARCRHSADHVVDDLEAAAAIVESLK; this comes from the coding sequence GTGATCGTGGGTGTTGAGGCGATCCTTCTCGACCGTGACGGAACTATCATCTTCGACAGGCATTACCTGAACGATCCGGCCGGGGTGGAGTTGCTGCCCGGCGCGGTCCAGGGATTGCGCCGCATGAGCGCTTTGGGGCTCCGGCTGGCCGTGCTGACCAATCAGAGCGGAGTGGGTCGCGGCTATTATGACGAGGCATCGGTCCACGCCTGCAACCTGCGCATGGCCGAGTTGCTTTCGGCTTGCGGAGTGGAGCTTGACGGTGTGTTTTATTGCCCTCATGCGCCCGAGGCCGGGTGTCTTTGCCGCAAGCCCGCTCCCGGCTTGGTGGAGCAGGCCGTGGCCGTCCTGGGGTTTGATCCGCGCAGGGCCGTGGTCATCGGCGACAAGGAGGCGGACATGCTTCTGGGCCGGGCCGTAGGGGCCACAACGATTCTTGTGCGTACCGGCAAGGGGACCGAGCACGAAGCGCGCTGCCGCCACAGTGCGGACCACGTGGTGGACGACCTTGAGGCGGCCGCAGCCATTGTCGAAAGCCTGAAATGA
- a CDS encoding HDIG domain-containing metalloprotein, translating to MNASKTPPASGLDMCSPLPAPPPMVHDPGLPVPDESRCMEHWSAFAMLENVAAHSLVVARVATFLAVRAREMGMAVDVPTVRASALLHDIAKSYCIRHGGNHSQLGGAWTVALTGNPAIATGVTHHVYWPFALNLADYFTPLAVIYADKRVRHDTLVSIESRFRDLGDRYGVSEPIRQRIEITRVQAVELETLLCDTLEVDLNECAFDCGRVV from the coding sequence ATGAACGCCTCCAAGACTCCCCCGGCTTCCGGCCTCGACATGTGCTCGCCCCTGCCCGCGCCGCCACCAATGGTCCACGATCCAGGACTTCCGGTGCCGGACGAATCCCGGTGCATGGAGCACTGGAGCGCCTTTGCCATGCTCGAAAATGTGGCCGCCCACAGTCTGGTGGTGGCCAGGGTGGCGACCTTTCTGGCCGTCCGCGCCAGGGAGATGGGTATGGCCGTGGACGTGCCCACGGTACGCGCCTCGGCCCTGCTCCACGACATCGCCAAATCCTATTGCATCCGCCACGGGGGCAACCACAGCCAACTCGGCGGAGCCTGGACAGTGGCCCTGACCGGCAACCCGGCCATTGCCACTGGCGTCACCCACCACGTCTACTGGCCCTTTGCATTGAACCTTGCCGACTATTTCACGCCGCTGGCGGTCATCTACGCGGACAAGCGCGTCCGGCACGACACCCTGGTCAGCATCGAATCCCGGTTCCGCGACCTGGGCGACCGCTACGGCGTCTCCGAACCCATACGACAACGCATCGAGATCACCAGGGTCCAGGCCGTGGAGCTCGAAACGCTGCTGTGCGACACTCTTGAGGTGGATTTGAATGAATGTGCTTTTGATTGCGGGCGGGTGGTCTGA
- a CDS encoding D-alanine--D-alanine ligase family protein — MNVLLIAGGWSDEREVSLSGARMIHAALERLGHQVSFFDPALDFANLLRVAREADFAFINLHGTPGEDGLIQAVLDKACCPYQGAGAAASYLALNKAASKEVFESAGIPTPDWQFVTRVQGPDTPPTLPLPVFVKPNKGGSSLGMSLVRTSGEFPAALNTVFSLCQSALVERFIPGVELTCAVLDHRPLPLIMITPKGDAAFFDYHNKYAEDGAEEICPAPVPDEVTRNVQSLMVKAHKALGLTGYSRGDFILSADGTPYLLEINTLPGMTPTSLLPRAAAQAGLAFEDLITELIRLGLEERGR, encoded by the coding sequence ATGAATGTGCTTTTGATTGCGGGCGGGTGGTCTGACGAACGGGAGGTCTCCCTCTCGGGCGCAAGGATGATCCACGCCGCCCTGGAAAGGCTCGGGCACCAGGTCTCCTTTTTCGACCCCGCCCTGGACTTTGCAAACCTCCTGCGCGTGGCCCGCGAGGCAGACTTCGCCTTCATCAACCTGCATGGAACCCCCGGCGAAGACGGCCTGATCCAGGCGGTTCTCGACAAGGCGTGCTGCCCCTATCAGGGGGCTGGTGCGGCGGCTTCCTACCTGGCCCTGAACAAGGCGGCGTCCAAGGAAGTCTTCGAGTCGGCAGGCATTCCCACGCCGGACTGGCAGTTCGTCACCCGTGTGCAGGGGCCGGACACCCCGCCGACCCTGCCCTTGCCGGTTTTTGTCAAACCCAACAAAGGCGGCTCCAGCCTGGGCATGAGCCTAGTGCGAACGTCCGGGGAGTTCCCGGCCGCCCTGAACACGGTCTTCTCCCTGTGCCAGTCGGCCCTGGTGGAACGCTTCATCCCCGGAGTGGAGCTGACCTGCGCGGTGCTCGACCATCGCCCTCTGCCCCTGATCATGATCACCCCGAAAGGCGACGCGGCCTTCTTTGACTACCACAACAAGTATGCCGAGGACGGCGCCGAAGAGATCTGCCCCGCACCCGTGCCGGACGAGGTGACGCGCAATGTCCAGTCGCTCATGGTCAAGGCCCACAAGGCACTGGGCCTGACCGGCTACAGCCGGGGAGACTTCATCCTGTCTGCCGACGGCACTCCCTATCTGCTGGAGATCAACACCCTGCCCGGCATGACGCCCACCAGCCTCCTGCCCCGCGCCGCCGCCCAGGCGGGTCTGGCCTTTGAGGATCTCATAACCGAGCTGATCCGCCTCGGCCTTGAGGAGCGAGGGCGCTAG
- the kdsB gene encoding 3-deoxy-manno-octulosonate cytidylyltransferase, which translates to MSTFPECHGIIPARYESSRFPGKPLVEIRGMPMFWHVHERASRCPQLASVTLATDDVRILDAARKLRVPAVMTGSHHQSGTDRVLEAAQSLGLPPEAVVVNIQGDEPCLDPAMLTELLTPFSLPEVRVTTLATPIAPDEAASPDRVKVVRAHNGRALYFSRAVVPFDRDAGPGGHLLHIGLYAFRMEALRRFGQLEPSPLELREKLEQLRLLENGVDIYVTETRHACHGVDRPEDLEKVKHILEND; encoded by the coding sequence ATGAGCACATTTCCCGAGTGTCACGGCATCATCCCGGCGCGGTACGAATCGTCGCGCTTTCCAGGCAAGCCTCTGGTCGAGATCCGAGGCATGCCCATGTTTTGGCACGTCCACGAACGGGCCAGCCGGTGTCCGCAGCTTGCCAGCGTGACCCTGGCCACGGACGATGTGCGAATCCTCGACGCCGCACGCAAGCTTCGAGTGCCCGCGGTCATGACCGGCAGCCATCATCAAAGCGGCACGGACCGGGTGCTGGAAGCGGCCCAGAGCCTGGGCCTCCCCCCCGAGGCCGTGGTGGTCAACATCCAGGGCGACGAGCCCTGCCTTGACCCGGCCATGCTCACGGAACTGCTCACTCCGTTCTCGTTGCCCGAGGTGCGCGTGACCACGCTGGCAACGCCCATCGCCCCGGACGAGGCCGCCTCGCCCGACCGGGTCAAGGTGGTCCGGGCGCACAATGGCCGCGCCCTCTATTTTTCCAGGGCCGTGGTTCCCTTTGACCGCGATGCCGGGCCCGGTGGCCATCTGCTGCACATCGGGCTCTATGCCTTCCGCATGGAGGCCCTGCGACGATTCGGCCAGCTAGAACCAAGCCCGCTGGAACTGCGGGAAAAACTTGAACAGCTCCGTCTGCTTGAAAACGGCGTGGACATATACGTGACCGAAACGAGGCATGCCTGCCATGGCGTGGACAGGCCGGAAGACCTCGAAAAAGTGAAGCATATTCTGGAGAACGACTGA
- the hypE gene encoding hydrogenase expression/formation protein HypE, translating into MSDKVLLDYGSGGRASQRLISELFLKHLGNEELNRLNDAAELAVSGRIAMSTDSFTVDPIFFPGGNIGSLAVHGTVNDVAMMGAVPRFMTCAYIIEEGLPMDHLEIIVASMGEAVREAGVVIVSGDTKVVPRGAVDKIFINTTGIGEIIVDPAPSGDRARPGDAVLISGTIGDHGLTILGTREGLDFQARVESDSASLNHLLIRLVRELPEVHVLRDPTRGGLATTLNEITHSSRVGCHLDEGSLPVRPEVAGGCSILGLDPLYLANEGKFLCVLPGEDAEKALEIMRADPLGRDACRIGTMTDENPGKVALITRLGGKRLLGMLEGEQLPRIC; encoded by the coding sequence ATGAGCGACAAGGTTTTACTCGATTACGGCAGCGGCGGCCGCGCTTCGCAGCGGCTCATTTCCGAGCTTTTTCTCAAGCACCTGGGCAACGAGGAACTCAACCGGCTCAATGACGCGGCCGAGTTGGCCGTTTCCGGCCGCATCGCCATGAGCACGGACTCCTTCACCGTGGACCCGATCTTCTTTCCGGGGGGCAACATCGGCTCCCTGGCCGTGCACGGCACGGTCAACGATGTGGCCATGATGGGGGCGGTGCCCCGGTTCATGACCTGCGCCTATATCATAGAAGAAGGGCTGCCCATGGACCATCTCGAAATAATCGTGGCCTCCATGGGCGAGGCCGTGCGCGAGGCCGGGGTGGTCATCGTCTCCGGCGATACCAAGGTGGTTCCCCGGGGGGCGGTGGACAAGATATTCATCAACACCACCGGCATCGGCGAGATCATCGTGGACCCGGCCCCCAGCGGCGACCGCGCCCGGCCCGGCGACGCGGTGCTCATCTCCGGCACCATCGGCGACCACGGCCTGACCATCCTCGGCACCCGCGAGGGGCTCGACTTTCAAGCCCGGGTCGAGAGCGACAGCGCCTCGCTCAACCATCTGCTGATTCGACTGGTGCGGGAACTGCCCGAGGTGCATGTGCTGCGCGATCCCACTCGCGGAGGATTGGCCACCACGCTCAACGAGATCACCCACAGCTCGAGGGTAGGCTGCCACCTGGACGAGGGGAGTCTGCCTGTGCGGCCCGAGGTGGCGGGCGGCTGTTCCATCCTCGGCCTGGACCCTCTCTATCTGGCCAACGAGGGCAAGTTCCTGTGCGTGCTGCCCGGCGAAGATGCCGAGAAGGCCCTTGAGATCATGCGTGCAGACCCCTTGGGGCGGGACGCCTGCCGCATCGGCACCATGACCGACGAAAATCCCGGCAAGGTGGCGCTGATCACCCGCCTGGGCGGCAAGCGGCTGCTCGGTATGCTCGAGGGCGAGCAACTGCCGCGCATCTGCTGA